The genomic DNA ATCCCACAAATCACGCCACAAAATAAAAATTTATCAAACGAGATAATAAATTTGGTTGATGAAATTTTAAAAGCAAATGAAAAGATCAAGCTTTACGAGAAGCATATGCCTACTTTAACTCTTGATGAAAAGCTAGAAGTCAAAGAAAATATCAACGCGCTAAACGACAAAATCAAGGCAAGTGACGAAAAAATAGACAAACTTGTTTTTGAGCTTTATGAACTAACAAGCGATGAGATCACGCTTATAACAGGGGGGGGGGAGATTGACGGTATAACAAAAATTTACATATACATCTTACAAAGGGGAGAAAATGAACCAATTAGAGCTTTATTACAATCAGCCGCTTAAATCAAGTAAATTTATCCCCAGAAAATACGAAATCATCTCGCCAAAAACGCTTATAATAGGCGCCATTTCAAGTGGCAAAACAGCCCTTGTTTATGAGTTTTTGAGCCATTATAAAAGCGAAGATAGACTTTATGTAAATTTGGACGATCTAAGGATAGACAGAGCCTTACTTTTAGCAAATTTAAAAGAATTTTTAGAAAAAAATGCTCATATAAAGGTGCTCGCAGTTGAAAATTTACAAGCTGCTGACCTTGCAAATTTAGACTTTTTAAAGGGCGCAACACTTGAAAATATCATCCTTACAAGCAAGGAATTTTCACTAACGATTGACGGCTTTGCTCGCATAAATTTAAACTATCTCGACTACGAGGAATTTATACTATTTTTTAAGAAAAATTTGGACCAAGACCTGCTTTTTAGCTACTTTTTGGCTCACGGCAACGAGATAGCAAGTGCTTTTTTGGACTCTAGCGAGGTCACAGCGCACTTGCAACAACTCTTAAGAGCAAATTTAAGCGAGCAAAGCATTGCGATTTTAAAAGAATGTGCTCCAAAATGCCACGATGTGCTTAGTACTTTTGGTATCTATAAAAATCTAAAAGAGCATATGAAAATCTCAAAAGATAGTGTCTATAACACAGTAGCCAGCCTTAATGAAAATAGCTTTATAGAATTAGTACCAAATTTAGATGAGAGCAGCACGAGCAAAAAGCTCTACTTTACAAATTTTGCACTTCGTAACGCTTTATACCTAAAAAAGGACTTTTTGGCCGTCTTTGCAAATGTCGTTTTTTGCGAGTTGCTTAAATTTAAAGATGAAATTTACTACACAAAAGAGATTGATTTCTTCCTTAATAAAAGGAAGATCGCGATCATCTGTGTGCCGTTTTCTGCACCAGAGATCATCTTTTTGAAATTTAAAAAACTCCACGCAAGCTTAAAAGAGCTGGGTGTAAGTAAGCTTCAAATAATTAGCGTCGCAAACCAAGCTGAGCTTAGCTTTGAGGGCATAAAATGCGAAATTTTACCATTTTCTAGGTGGAGTCTAGGTTTATAAATTTAAACCTTTATTTGATTATTGTTTTAAAAGCTTAAAGTAAAGAAGCTATAATCAACAAAACTATGAAGGATGGACATGAGAGCATTTATTGGGATTTTTATACTTATAGTAAGCCTATTTGGCTATGAGATAAATCACGAAAACTGGGCAAAATTTTATAAATTTATTGATGAGGCAAATGGTATAAAATTTGAAGTTTATATGAACTATTTTAAAGATGAATTTGAAAATTTTAAGCAAAGTAAGAGCTTTAAAGTGCCGGCCAAGATAAGCGGACATATCTTTTTTGATGGTACAAAATACGACTACGAAAAAGGTAATCTTGAGCAAAATAGCAGTGAAATTTCATCGCTAAATGCTGTATCTGATAAGATAAATTTAGACGTTAAAAATGAAAATGGCGAGCTAAAGGGCAAAATAATCGTTAAAAACAAAGCCTATAATGCGACTATCAAAAAAGAAAAAGAGTATGAAATGCTAAACATTGGCATCCAAATGACCGAAGCAAATGGTACGAGATACGAAGCTATAATTAACGATATATTTGCCAAAGAATCGGCTAAAAAAAATAAAAATAAATTACTCTCGACACTTTATGACCTAAAAAGCGAGCGTAAAAAATGGCCAAATAACCAATTTGAGAGCCTAGATAACATCTACTATATAAATGACAAAATAAAAAGTATCTGCACCTATAAAAATAACAAAACTAGCTGCGATGTTGTCTTGCTTAAAACCAACAAAAAGCTAAAATTAAAGCAGATTTTTAAAGATATAAACGATCCTCATCTAAAAGCAATCCTCGCAACAGCAGGCGTTAGTGAAAATTTTGTACTTTCGCCACTTGGGCTTACCTTTTTAAACGAGGAGCAAATTAACGTGCCACTTGATGAGCTAAGACCTTACTTTAGCGATGAAATCGGACTTTAATGGCAAAAATTTGTGGCATAGATGAGGCTGGACGTGGGGCTTTAGCTGGGCCTTTAAGCGTAGCGGCCTGCGTGCTTAATAAAGAAATTTCAGGTCTAAACGACTCCAAAAAACTAACCGCAAAAAAGCGTGAGGAGCTTTTTAAAGAGATTATAAAAAGCTCAAATTTTCTCATCATCTACTTCTCAAATGCGCAAATAGACGAACTTGGGCTAAGTGAGTGCTTAAGGCGAGCGCTCAAAATTTTTAAGGCGCATTTTGAGGGCTTTGAGATCATTTATGATGGAAATTTAGACTATGGCGTTGGTATCACAACGATGATAAAAGCTGACAGCAAAGTCGCTGGGGTAAGCGCTGCTAGCATATTAGCAAAGGTTAGTCGTGATAGTTTGATGAAAGGCTGGGATAAAATTTACTCAAAGTATGGCTTTGCTGGGCACAAAGGATACGGCACAAAGGCACATCTAGAAGCCATTGCTAAGTTTGGCTATTCAAGCCTTCATAGAAAAAGCTTTGTAGTAAAATCTTTTGAAAAATCTCTATTTGACTAAGATTAATTATCTAAGCATCAAATAGATGCCTAGATAACGTCCTTTTTAATGGCAGCCACAACCGCAACTACCGCTACTTTTAATAGCATCAAATACAGCATCGTAGTTTGGCTCTTCTGTCACTTCAGGGACGATTTGTTTGTGAATTATTACGCCATCATTGATGACAAATACCGCTCTTGCAAGTAGTCCTTTTAGTGGGCCATCGCTCATTAAAACGCCATAGTTTTTAGCAAATTCTCCGTATCTAAAGTCGCTTCCAACATGTAAATTTGCTATGCCTTCAGTCGTGCAAAATCTCCCCATCGCAAATGGCAAATCATTTGAGATGATGCTAAGTTTTACACCATGTTTTCCAGCTACTTTTTCGTTAAATTTACGTGCTTCTGCCGCGCAAACGCCAGTATCAAGTGACGGCAGGCAAACAAGTACTTCTACGCCATTATTTCCGCCTACGCTAAACTCGCTAAGATCTTGCGCTACGACTTTTGCTTCAGGCGCATAAGAGCCTACGAAAACCTCATTTCCACTTAAATTTACCTCACTACCTTTAAATTTTGTAGTTGCCATATCTATCTCCTTTATTATTTTTTTGCTTTTTTAAATGCTTGATCAAGATCTGCTATTAGATCATCAGCGTTTTCGATACCGATTGCTAAACGAAGCAAGTTTTGCTTTATGCCGATCTTATCTAGCACCTCTTTTGGATATGCCTCATGCGTCATAGTTGCAGGCCTGCAAATAAGGCTTTCTACACCTCCAAGACTTACTGCTAGATCAAAAATTTCTAGCGATTTTACAAATTTATTTACATCATATTTTTCATCAAGCTCAAATGAGATAAGAGCACCGATGTCGCTTGCTTGAGCCGCTTGCATCTTTGCCTCTTGCTCGCTATATGAGCCGGCAAAATGCACAACGCTAACAGCGTCATTATTCTGCAAAAATTTGATTATTTTATGTGTATTTTGCGTTTGCCTATCAAACCTAACGCTAAGCGTTTTAAGCCCACGTATTAGGTAGTATGCGTCCATCGGGCTTATGATGCCACCAAGTGTGTTTTTGGCAAATTTTATCTTCTCAGCCAAAGCATCATCGTTTAGTGTGACGATACCAGCGATCACATCAGCGTGTCCGCCGATATACTTTGTAGCGCTATAAACCACGATATCAGCTCCATAATCAAGTACTCTTTGATAGTAAGGCGTCAAAAATGTGTTATCCACGATGACTAGAGCGCCCTTTTTGTGAGCGATCTTTGAAATTCTAGCGATATCTGTCACTCTTAAGAGGGGATTTGACGGAGTTTCGATAAATATCGCTGCTACATCGTCACTTATATCATCTTCGCTTAAAAAATTTAGATCATCTATAAATTCGCTCTTTATGCCGTGGCTTTCAAAAACAGTTGTGACATATCTATAAGTGCCACCATAGACATTGCTATTTAGTAGGACCTTTTGCCCTGTTTTTATAAGGCTAAGTGCGGCTGCTGTTGCTGCCATGCCTGAGCCAAAGCTAAAAGCGTATTTGCTACCTTCAACCTTTGCAAAAATTTCATCAAATGCTTTTTTGGTTGGGTTGCTACCACGCGAATATGCAAATTCTTGAAAATTTTCAAGATCATCTTGCACAAATGTACTTGCTAAAAAAATAGGCGGAATGACCGCTTTATTTGGATTATTTTTAGCTTCAATGCCCTTTACGATCAAGGTGTCAAGTTTCATAAATTTCCTTTTAAAATTTTATGAAATCTTACATAATAAAGATTAATCTTCCCCAAACCCACCCAAAACGTAGCTAAATCAGTAAGTGGTAGTAACATTTATTTTTAAGAATGCATTTTTTAAATTGCTGGGATAAATTTAAACTTTTACTCTCTCCCCGCAAGCCTAATAAATTTTTCTTTTTACTCGCCTTTAGCTACATTTTCACCATAAATTTTACTCTACAAGATCAACTTGCCAGTTTGCCTCTTGTAGCTTCATATCTAGCTCTCTGATCTCTTTGGATAGCTCGTCTATTTGCTTTTGAAGCATAGCCACATCAACACTACTTAAAATTTTTATCTCGCTATTTGAGTAAAGATCGACCTTTTGGCTTGCGCTTTTGGCAAATTCCCTAAGCACGCTTGCTTTTTGGTTTAGCGTATCTTTTTTAGCGATCATTTCAGTTAGACTCGCACCTTCAAATTTTGCACTTGAGTTTGTTAAATTTATAGCCAAGATCAGTCTAAATAGCTCATCGCTTAGCCTATCAAGCTCTTTTAAAAGAAGCTTTGGATCTTCGCTAGGTCTTTCATTTTCTTGCATTTTTGCATTATTGAGCAATCTACCTTTTAGCTGCTCTAAACGTTTTTGTGTATCGGCTCTTAAAATGAGAGCCTGAGCTAATTTCATCATTTTTCCTTTTGAAATATTAAATTGAGAGAAAATTTCAAATTATATTAGTATCTTTTGGGTTATAATTGATTTAAAATTTTATTTTAAGGAAAAGCTATGAAGTACGATTTTGATACGCTTATTAGCAGAGATGGCACTAACTCATCAAAATGGCGAATGAAAAACGATGTTTTGCCAATGTGGGTTGCTGATATGGATTTTAAGGCTGCACCTGAAATTTTAAATGCCCTACAAAAGCGTCTTGATAATGGCGTCTTTGGCTACTCATTTATCCCAAAAGAGTGGAACGAAGCGATTAAAGGCTGGTGGGAAAGGCGTCATGATGTTAGCTTTGAAAACGATTGGATGTGCTTTTGTACTGGCGTTATACCAGCGATTTCTACTGCGATTAGAAGATTTAGTAATCCAGGAGATCAAATTTTAGTTCAAGCTCCCGTCTATCACGTATTTTTTAACTGCATCAAAAATAATGGCCGTGAAATTTTATCAAATGACCTTGTCTATAAAGATGGCTCTTATGAGATTGATTTTGAGGACCTTGAGGCAAAGCTAGCGCAGCCGCTAACAACTATGATGCTTCTTTGCAATCCTCACAATCCAATAGGTAAAATTTGGGACAAAGAGACGCTTAAAAAGATAGGCGAGCTTTGCTATAAGCACGATGTTTTGGTTATCAGCGATGAGATCCACTGCGACATAACTGATCCTGGGCTAAGCTACGTGCCATTTATCAGCGTTAGCGAAGAGTGCAAAAATAACTCAATCACATGCGTCTCACCTACAAAAGCCTTTAATATAGCTGGACTTCAAAGCTCAGCCATCGTCACACCAAATGAACAGATACGTGCCAGAATAAATGCAGCTGTAAATTATGATGAGATAGGTGAGGCAAACGCATTTGCAATAACTGCGACAATAGCGGCATTTAACGATAGTCAAACATGGCTTGATGAGCTTAGGGATTATCTCTTTGAAAACAAAAAAATCGTTATAAATTTCATAAAAGAGCAAAATTTGCCAGTAAAACTTCTGCCATCAAATGCGACTTATCTTTTATGGCTTGATTGCAGTGCGTTTTGCGAGGATTCAAGCGACTTTATGAATTTCTTGCGTGATAAAGCTGGACTATGGCTAAATGACGGTAATGCTTACAGGGGAGATAGATTTTTCCTCCGTATGAATATCGCAACCCAAAGAGCCAGAGTGCTTGAAGGGTTAAAACGCTTACAAAATGGTATAAATTTATACACTTCAAAAAGATAAATTGAGTAAATTTGGCTGAGTAGCTTTAAAATTTAAAGCTACTCCTACCTGATATTGATACAGCTCGAAGAATTTTTGAAGCAGTAAATATTGCCCCAACATTTTTAAATATCAAATCAAGTTTTACTAATAAATTTAAAGACAAGATGACCTACGCTAGTTTGTATTTGATTGCTTTAAATTTAAGCATAAAACCGCTTAGCCATAATAGGGCAGATCGATAAAATGAGTAATTTGTACCTTTTTGAATTGGTAAAGATCGTGTTCATAGCTCATAAATTTAGCAGTGGATTTAAAATTTTCAACAAAGTAGAAATTTGAAGTTGAGATAGCTCACACTGGCTTTAAATTTAAGAGAAATTGTTTGCTAAAACAAAATTTTGAGCCATTTTTGAAGTTACACTTTCTTTTAAAACAAGGTAGTTCTTGCTGATAAATTTGATGACTTTAAAAATTTAGATAAAAGTAGAAATTTAAAGGCGGGAAAGCCCCGCCAGATATTATTTATGAAGCTCTTTTGTGTAAAACTCAACTGAGCCAAGACCCTCTTTTAGTGCCCACTCGTAAGCTTTGCTTACAAATTCCCAGTTTATGTTCTCATAAAAAGTCTCTAGGTATTTTGGGCGAGCGTTGAAGTTGTCGATGTAGTAAGCATGCTCCCAAACATCAACGACTAGAAGTGGTACTTTGCCGTCGCTCACTGGAGTTTTTGCGTTGCTAGTTTGTACGATCTCTAGCTTTTTACTGCTTGGATCAAATACAAGCCACGCCCAGCCTGAGCCAAAAAGCGTTGTAGCTGCTTTTAAAAATTCCTCTTTGAAATTTGCGAAATTTGCCTCGATCGCAGCTTTTAGCTCGCTTGACATCTCGCTTTTTTTAGCGATGCAGTCCCAGTAAAAGTCGTGGTTATAAACTTGAGCAACGTTGTTGTAAAGCCCACCTTCGCTATTTTTTAGGATCTCGTAAAATGATGCGTCAGCAAATTTTGTATCTTTTATAAGATTGTTTAAATTTGCTACGTAAGTTGCATGATGCTTGCCGTAGTGGTATTCACAGGTTTTTGCACTAACTACTGCATTGCTATTTGCATCAAATGGAAGTTTTCTAAGTTCAAACATAATAATTCCTTAATAATAAAATTTGTTGTTTCGTATTATAGCCATAAAAAATTAATAAATAAAAATCTTTTAAATTTAGCCGCAAAATATAGGCTAAATTTAAGCAAGACTAAACTTACATTTTTGGAGGGCTTTTAAACTTATAGAAAAGAAAAATTTAGAGCAAAAATATCCCATACATTTGGTTAAATGGATTCAAAAATTTATTAAAAGTAAAAATAAAATAAATTTTTATGTGTAAAAAAGTAACAAATATACTTTAAAAGTTTAGTTATCGAAAAATTATAAAAATTTTTCAAAAATATAAATTAGCCTTTAAGAGCATAATTGTTACTAAAATACACATATAAAAATAAATAGCTGTGAATTTACGAAACAAAATTTCTAAATTTTTATTTTTGAAATTTATAATGCGTTTAACAAAACCATTACAAAGGATAAAAGATGAAATTCTTACAAGCTTTACTTTTTACTTGTGCCATCAGTGGCTTAGCATTTGGTGCTGATAAGGTCTATACGATCAAATTTGCTCACGTTGTCGCAGCTTCTACGCCAAAGGGCAAGGCGGCTGACTTTTTTGCAAAGCGTGCTGAGGAGCTAAGTGGCGGTAAATTAAAAGTTCAAGTCTTCCCATCAGCTCAGCTACTTGATGATGATAGAGTTTTTGGTGCGCTAAAGCTTGGCAACGTCCAAATGGCAGCTCCTAGTTTTTCTAAATTTACACCTATCGTGCCGCAGTTTCAGCTATTTGACCTGCCTTTCATCTTTAAAGATGCAGACCATCTACATAAGGTCCAAGACGGCGAGGTCGGCGAGGAGCTAAAAGGCCTTGTGACTAAGAAGGGCTTTGTGGCGCTTGATTATTGGGATGCTGGATTTAAGCATTTTAGCTCAAGCAAAAAACCAGTTCTTGTACCGGAAGATGCAAAAGGACAAAAATTTAGAATCCAAAGCTCAAAAGTGCTAGAAGAGCAGATCAAAGTAGTTGGTGGTAACCCACAAGTTCTACCATTTTCAGAAGTTTACTCTGCACTTCAACAAGGCGTAGTTGATGCGACAGAAAACCCACTTTCAAATTTCTATAACTCAAAATTTCACGAAGTTCAAAGCTCGCTTACACTTTCAAGTCATGGATATTTGGGCTATTTAGTCGTTATGAGCGATAAATTTTGGAGCAAGCTACCAGATGATCTAAAAGCAAATGTAAAACAAGCTCTAAGCGAAGCAACAGCTTTTGAGAGAGAAGAGACAGCAAAAGAGGACGCTCACGTCATAGCTGAGCTTGAAAAATACATCGCTGCTAGTAAAAAACTAGAAATTTATAAAATCGAT from Campylobacter concisus includes the following:
- a CDS encoding trans-sulfuration enzyme family protein: MKLDTLIVKGIEAKNNPNKAVIPPIFLASTFVQDDLENFQEFAYSRGSNPTKKAFDEIFAKVEGSKYAFSFGSGMAATAAALSLIKTGQKVLLNSNVYGGTYRYVTTVFESHGIKSEFIDDLNFLSEDDISDDVAAIFIETPSNPLLRVTDIARISKIAHKKGALVIVDNTFLTPYYQRVLDYGADIVVYSATKYIGGHADVIAGIVTLNDDALAEKIKFAKNTLGGIISPMDAYYLIRGLKTLSVRFDRQTQNTHKIIKFLQNNDAVSVVHFAGSYSEQEAKMQAAQASDIGALISFELDEKYDVNKFVKSLEIFDLAVSLGGVESLICRPATMTHEAYPKEVLDKIGIKQNLLRLAIGIENADDLIADLDQAFKKAKK
- a CDS encoding S-adenosylmethionine tRNA ribosyltransferase — its product is MRAFIGIFILIVSLFGYEINHENWAKFYKFIDEANGIKFEVYMNYFKDEFENFKQSKSFKVPAKISGHIFFDGTKYDYEKGNLEQNSSEISSLNAVSDKINLDVKNENGELKGKIIVKNKAYNATIKKEKEYEMLNIGIQMTEANGTRYEAIINDIFAKESAKKNKNKLLSTLYDLKSERKKWPNNQFESLDNIYYINDKIKSICTYKNNKTSCDVVLLKTNKKLKLKQIFKDINDPHLKAILATAGVSENFVLSPLGLTFLNEEQINVPLDELRPYFSDEIGL
- a CDS encoding ribonuclease HII, whose product is MAKICGIDEAGRGALAGPLSVAACVLNKEISGLNDSKKLTAKKREELFKEIIKSSNFLIIYFSNAQIDELGLSECLRRALKIFKAHFEGFEIIYDGNLDYGVGITTMIKADSKVAGVSAASILAKVSRDSLMKGWDKIYSKYGFAGHKGYGTKAHLEAIAKFGYSSLHRKSFVVKSFEKSLFD
- a CDS encoding ATP-binding protein; its protein translation is MNQLELYYNQPLKSSKFIPRKYEIISPKTLIIGAISSGKTALVYEFLSHYKSEDRLYVNLDDLRIDRALLLANLKEFLEKNAHIKVLAVENLQAADLANLDFLKGATLENIILTSKEFSLTIDGFARINLNYLDYEEFILFFKKNLDQDLLFSYFLAHGNEIASAFLDSSEVTAHLQQLLRANLSEQSIAILKECAPKCHDVLSTFGIYKNLKEHMKISKDSVYNTVASLNENSFIELVPNLDESSTSKKLYFTNFALRNALYLKKDFLAVFANVVFCELLKFKDEIYYTKEIDFFLNKRKIAIICVPFSAPEIIFLKFKKLHASLKELGVSKLQIISVANQAELSFEGIKCEILPFSRWSLGL
- a CDS encoding MalY/PatB family protein, yielding MKYDFDTLISRDGTNSSKWRMKNDVLPMWVADMDFKAAPEILNALQKRLDNGVFGYSFIPKEWNEAIKGWWERRHDVSFENDWMCFCTGVIPAISTAIRRFSNPGDQILVQAPVYHVFFNCIKNNGREILSNDLVYKDGSYEIDFEDLEAKLAQPLTTMMLLCNPHNPIGKIWDKETLKKIGELCYKHDVLVISDEIHCDITDPGLSYVPFISVSEECKNNSITCVSPTKAFNIAGLQSSAIVTPNEQIRARINAAVNYDEIGEANAFAITATIAAFNDSQTWLDELRDYLFENKKIVINFIKEQNLPVKLLPSNATYLLWLDCSAFCEDSSDFMNFLRDKAGLWLNDGNAYRGDRFFLRMNIATQRARVLEGLKRLQNGINLYTSKR
- a CDS encoding DctP family TRAP transporter solute-binding subunit, with amino-acid sequence MKFLQALLFTCAISGLAFGADKVYTIKFAHVVAASTPKGKAADFFAKRAEELSGGKLKVQVFPSAQLLDDDRVFGALKLGNVQMAAPSFSKFTPIVPQFQLFDLPFIFKDADHLHKVQDGEVGEELKGLVTKKGFVALDYWDAGFKHFSSSKKPVLVPEDAKGQKFRIQSSKVLEEQIKVVGGNPQVLPFSEVYSALQQGVVDATENPLSNFYNSKFHEVQSSLTLSSHGYLGYLVVMSDKFWSKLPDDLKANVKQALSEATAFEREETAKEDAHVIAELEKYIAASKKLEIYKIDDAQKAEWQKVMQSIYPKFYDVIGKDLIEKTLGTK
- the sodB gene encoding superoxide dismutase [Fe] — protein: MFELRKLPFDANSNAVVSAKTCEYHYGKHHATYVANLNNLIKDTKFADASFYEILKNSEGGLYNNVAQVYNHDFYWDCIAKKSEMSSELKAAIEANFANFKEEFLKAATTLFGSGWAWLVFDPSSKKLEIVQTSNAKTPVSDGKVPLLVVDVWEHAYYIDNFNARPKYLETFYENINWEFVSKAYEWALKEGLGSVEFYTKELHK
- a CDS encoding DIP1984 family protein, translated to MKLAQALILRADTQKRLEQLKGRLLNNAKMQENERPSEDPKLLLKELDRLSDELFRLILAINLTNSSAKFEGASLTEMIAKKDTLNQKASVLREFAKSASQKVDLYSNSEIKILSSVDVAMLQKQIDELSKEIRELDMKLQEANWQVDLVE
- the tpx gene encoding thiol peroxidase — encoded protein: MATTKFKGSEVNLSGNEVFVGSYAPEAKVVAQDLSEFSVGGNNGVEVLVCLPSLDTGVCAAEARKFNEKVAGKHGVKLSIISNDLPFAMGRFCTTEGIANLHVGSDFRYGEFAKNYGVLMSDGPLKGLLARAVFVINDGVIIHKQIVPEVTEEPNYDAVFDAIKSSGSCGCGCH